Genomic DNA from Candidatus Cloacimonadota bacterium:
ACAAAGGGAAAGAGGAGAAAAAGGATAACCGGGGTCAAGACGGAGCTTCTACACTGCCGTGTATTTATCTCCGCCGAAACTAGCAGAACACCTGTAAAAAATGTCTTGCCAAATATGCTACCATGAAAATCGTGGTTGTCTAGACTAAAACTAAGGATAGCAATTATGGCTTCAATGTCTGATATACGAAATGGCATGGTCATCAAGTTCAAAGACGATCTCTTTGAGGTAGTGGAATTCCTGCATGTGAAACCGGGCAAGGGTCCAGCTTTTATGCGCAGTAAACTGAAAAGCATCCGCAGCGGCAGGACAATCGAGAATACTTTCCGCGAAAGCGATAGCTTCGAGGAAGTACGCATCGAACGCACCAAAAAGGAATACCTGTATCGCGACGGAGATTTCTTCGTACTGATGGATACCGAGACTTACGAGCAAATGCATGTGGAAAGCTCCACCATTGGTGACAATGAACTTCTAATGCAAGAAAATATGGAGATCATCATCGCCACTACTCCCGAAGGAGAGATTGTAGGCATAGAATTGCCTACCACAGTGGTGCAGACCATCGCTGAGTGCGAACCAAACGTCAAAGGTAATACAGCCTCCGGCAGCGGCAAGGTAGCCTTCACGGATACCGGATTGCGGCTGATGGTTCCCTTCTTTGTGGAAACCGGAGACAAAATAAAAATCGATACCCGCAGCCGCGAGTACATCGAAAGAGCATAAAAGAAAGAGGATATAAACATGGGAAAAGTTAAGAACTTTGCCGCTAAAGTAGCACACGACCTTTCCAGCGAAGGTAAAGTGATGTGCCCGGTATGCAATACCGAAGTAAAACGCATTAAGATCGTGCAGAACATCAAAACCGATGGCACATGGCGTCCTGACAAACAGTTCGTAAGTATCTGCAAATGCAACGAACAGGACATAATGAGCGGAAAGAACATCTAGAGCTTGCCGTCAGAATCAGTAAAAGATTCGTTATTGAATCCCCAGACAAAGCTGGGGATTCTTTTTTATGCCCCACGTAAATGCTGCGCATTTTTGTGGGGACCACGGCAATCCTCCTCGCGAAAACGCTGTGCATTTGGACCTCCTGCCTCTAGTGAGTCTTTGTTTGCAGAAGACGCTTATCATCAATACAGACAATAGAGCTTCCACTGTGCAGAGAGGAAAATGTAAGGGTCAATTCCGCTAAACATCGCAGGACATAAACAAAGGATTTGACAAAAAGACCCTTCAATCGAGTGTGGCATGGTGGAGTATTGCCCGAAAGAGGGACATGCTGCATCATACTCGGAATAATACTAAAGGATATAGTAAAACCAATGCGAACATTCGACACGATTCTTCCATATTTGAAGAAGAGTTATGCTCAAATTACAGGCGGCATCATCATGTTGATTTTGGTGGATGTGGTACAACTCATCACCCCCAAGGTGATGCAATATGCCATCGACAACATTCAGGCGCGCACGATCGATGAAACCGGACTGGGGCTGATAGCACTCATTATCATCGGTCTATCTTTTGCGGTGATGATATTACGCTTCTTCTGGCGTTTGTTGATCATCGGGAATTCTCATAGGATTGAAAAGGGTTTACG
This window encodes:
- the efp gene encoding elongation factor P, giving the protein MASMSDIRNGMVIKFKDDLFEVVEFLHVKPGKGPAFMRSKLKSIRSGRTIENTFRESDSFEEVRIERTKKEYLYRDGDFFVLMDTETYEQMHVESSTIGDNELLMQENMEIIIATTPEGEIVGIELPTTVVQTIAECEPNVKGNTASGSGKVAFTDTGLRLMVPFFVETGDKIKIDTRSREYIERA